A window from Esox lucius isolate fEsoLuc1 chromosome 16, fEsoLuc1.pri, whole genome shotgun sequence encodes these proteins:
- the arhgap20 gene encoding rho GTPase-activating protein 20 isoform X4, with protein MELFLRDGDADDPKRDRSGSCVEFYQVNMKTLAHRRQSAPSLVITKALTKTRSMSRESCVVPVSPETCPLVQAFLSPGRVFLAHAHTQLKTGLQTQERHLFLFNDTLLIAKAKSSTQFKLKARVRVCEMWTAGCVEVVCEGSSSQDRSFVMGWPTFNCVATFSSVEHKDKWLSLIKSRINEEKEKDDPKTIPLKIFAKEIGNCAYAKTLAVSNSDCTTDVIQMALQQFGISGCVKDHQLWVSSSKDDSPYPLIGHEFPFSIKMSHIRDGGGGVGGGVTPVLEDQGVRLLDQCLPPDHQCQFILKPSRVSPRQAPFIEPDQKSFKRKRSLINWAFWKGSGTQLDGPPLSPSSPSPSPGRLFGRSLSSVCPADHALPKPVLDMLVFLYQEGPYTRGIFRRSAGAKACRELRERLDNGTEETHTVSLESVFVTAAVFKDFLRNIPGSLLCVDLYEQWVGVMERVDEEERTQAIQRLVRLLPGENLLLLKHVVAMLHCIQGNADDNQMNAFNLSVCIAPSMLWTPAPCSPKGEGEATKKVCELVRFLIENCNKVLGDDVTSLFGGFPQKSNSSDHGSDVSSFQMNDSSYDSLENELNDDPDSPFQESLPLRDKAKPDSRSRDSVITLSDCDPDPDPEADLLQLPSLARPRKFSPAVRQPRPRQSFVQSQGPLRVRRSSEPALGHTPGALIIQTDKHHSASRKASYDATMEGEEEEMDEEEEEEEDEVFLAQGLRSLQLKKDKVVTGLERGGVGTLGRRKLKHGPPPPLRLDASCSSHSSPATSPTGSSLSSLDSAFSQYSTDYVTGAGVPLAEPSLRCPSSSPPSRDSVDWNQSQPLHSPRTPSAHHGLHPNTWLKRDRRLSLRQPDNGQLEEEAGEGESILKVPEAKLVEVKGVEVSPKRRSSSPPSYQQAILQLQKSRPPFYRGTEKHLTIRELRLLHDQACDLTRRPPTGGEVIQPPQSVFYGQSGSILTLQRQKSHSITPDMEAGHKVVAAPRRASEPCRATGAASSFTLERPAVKPQTHGVKCQQLPVSGLRVSDVEPQCNGVIPNSEPRFCLSPSATRAVTDYFSSQGRVDADTCLRRSQEVTLSLVQGKREWQSRRCSDPRIEDFDQMFFAEESYV; from the exons ATGAAGACCCTGGCCCATCGAAGACAGTCCGCCCCCTCGCTGGTCATCACTAAAGCACTTACTAAAACACGAAGCATGTCCAG ggAGAGCTGTGTGGTCCCGGTCAGTCCAGAGACATGCCCCCTGGTGCAGGCGTTCCTCTCTCCAGGGAGGGTGTTCCTGGCCCACGCCCACACCCAACTGAAGACTGGCCTGCAGACACAGGAGAgacacctcttcctcttcaaTGACACACTCCTCATCGCAAAAGCCAA GTCATCCACTCAGTTCAAGCTGAAGGCTCgagtgcgcgtgtgtgagaTGTGGACGGCTGGCTGTGTGGAGGTGGTGTGTGAAGGCAGCTCCAGTCAGGACAGGAGCTTCGTAATGGGCTGGCCCACCTTCAACTGTGTCGCCACATttag TTCTGTGGAGCACAAGGACAAGTGGCTTTCACTCATCAAAAG TCGAATAaatgaagagaaggagaaagacgaCCCCAAGACAATCCCTCTGAAGATATTTGCCAAGGAAATTGGGAACTGCGCATAC GCCAAGACCCTTGCAGTCAGTAATTCGGACTGCACCACAGATGTAATCCAAATGGCACTGCAGCAGTTTGGCATTTCG ggCTGTGTGAAAGACCACCAGTTGTGGGTGAGTTCCAGTAAAGATGACTCGCCCTATCCTCTGATTG GTCATGAGTTTCCGTTCAGTATCAAGATGAGCCACATTCgggatgggggaggaggagtTGGTGGAGGAGTTACTCCTGTTCTGGAGGACCAGGGGGTGCGACTGCTGGACCAGTGTCTCCCTCCAGACCACCAGTGCCAGTTCATTCTCAAGCCGAGCCGCGTGAGCCCCAGACAAGCTCCGTTCATAG AGCCGGATCAGAAGTCCTTCAAGAGGAAGAGGTCGCTGATAAACTGGGCCTTCTGGAAGGGTTCGGGTACCCAGCTGGACGGGCCCCCTCTGTCCCCAAGCTCCCCGTCGCCCTCGCCGGGACGGCTGTTCGGACGGTCCCTCTCCTCCGTCTGCCCCGCTGACCACGCCCTGCCCAAACCTGTCCTGGACATGCTGGTGTTTCTGTACCAGGAGGGCCCCTACACCAGGGGGATATTCCGACGCTCCGCGGGGGCCAAAGCCTGCAGAGAGCTGAGGGAGCGGCTGGACAACGGGACGGAGGAGACGCACACCGTCTCACTTGAGTCGGTGTTCGTAACGGCGGCAGTGTTTAAG GACTTCCTTCGCAACATCCCGGGCAGTCTGCTGTGTGTGGATCTGTATGAGCAGTGGGTTGGAGTGATGGAGCGAGTTGatgaagaggagaggacacAGGCCATCCAGAG GCTGGTCCGTCTTCTGCCCGGCGAGAACCTGTTGCTACTCAAACACGTGGTCGCCATGCTCCACTGTATCCAAGGAAACGCTGATGACAACCAGATGAACGCTTTCAACCTGTCGGTGTGCATCGCTCCCAGCATGCTCTGGACCCCGGCCCCTTGTAGTCCGAAGGGGGAAGGAGAGGCCACAAAAAAG GTCTGTGAGCTGGTCCGCTTCCTGATTGAGAACTGCAACAAGGTCCTGGGAGACGATGTCACGTCACTGTTTGGTGGGTTTCCTCAGAAGAGTAACAGCAGCGACCACGGATCAG ACGTGTCCTCTTTCCAGATGAATGACTCGTCCTATGACAGTCTAGAAAACGAGTTGAACGACGACCCAGATTCACCCTTCCAGGAGTCTCTCCCTCTGAGGGACAAGGCCAAGCCAGACAGCCGAAGTAGAGACTCGGTTATCACCCTGAGCGACTGTGACCCCGACCCTGACCCTGAGGCTGACCTCCTACAACTCCCCTCACTGGCCAGACCCAGGAAGTTCTCCCCCGCTGTACGCCAACCTCGCCCACGCCAGTCCTTCGTCCAATCACAGGGCCCCCTGAGGGTACGGCGCAGTTCAGAGCCCGCTCTCGGACACACCCCAGGAGCTTTGATCATCCAGACGGATAAGCACCATTCGGCGTCACGTAAAGCAAGCTATGATGCAAcgatggagggagaggaagaagaaatggacgaggaagaggaggaggaggaggatgaagtgTTTCTGGCGCAGGGTCTCAGGAGTCTCCAGCTTAAAAAAGACAAAGTAGTCACAGGAttagagagaggaggggttgGAACTCTTGGGCGAAGGAAGCTGAAGCACGGCCCGCCCCCTCCTTTACGACTGGACGCTAGCTGCTCCAGCCATTCGTCCCCGGCAACTTCCCCAACAGGCTCCTCCCTTAGCTCCCTAGACTCCGCCTTCTCACAATATTCCACAGACTATGTAACCGGTGCCGGCGTCCCATTGGCTGAGCCTTCCCTCCGCTGCCCCAGCAGCTCACCTCCCAGTAGGGACTCAGTTGACTGGAACCAGAGCCAGCCACTCCACTCCCCCAGGACCCCCTCCGCCCACCATGGCCTGCACCCTAACACTTGGCTAAAGAGGGACCGCCGGCTGTCACTGCGACAACCCGACAACGGGCAGCTGGAGGAGGAAGCGGGGGAGGGGGAAAGCATCCTAAAAGTCCCAGAGGCTAAGCTTGTGGAGGTCAAAGGTGTAGAGGTGAGCCCCAAGAGGAGGTCCAGCAGCCCTCCGTCCTACCAGCAGGCTATCTTACAGCTGCAGAAGAGTCGGCCTCCCTTCTACAGAGGCACTGAGAAACACCTCACCATCAGAGAGTTACGCCTGCTGCATGACCAGGCCTGCGACCTCACCCGTAGACCCCCCACGGGAGGTGAGGTCATCCAGCCTCCCCAGAGCGTGTTCTATGGACAGAGTGGCTCCATACTGACCCTACAGAGGCAGAAGTCTCACTCCATCACCCCGGACATGGAGGCCGGCCACAAAGTCGTGGCTGCACCTCGCCGAGCCTCTGAGCCCTGCAGGGCAACAGGCGCAGCCTCCAGCTTCACGCTGGAGAGGCCAGCTGTCAAGCCTCAGACCCACGGGGTCAAATGTCAGCAGCTCCCCGTGAGCGGACTCAGAGTCTCCGACGTGGAGCCGCAGTGCAACGGAGTGATCCCGAACTCCGAGCCGCGCTTTtgcctgtctccctctgccaCGCGGGCAGTCACGGACTACTTCTCCTCCCAGGGACGGGTGGACGCAGACACGTGCCTACGAAGGAGTCAGGAGGTGACCCTGTCCCTCGTCCAGGGGAAGAGGGAGTGGCAGAGCAGAAGATGTAGCGACCCCCGCATTGAAGACTTTGACCAGATGTTCTTTGCTGAGGAGTCTTACGTTTAA